One Dunckerocampus dactyliophorus isolate RoL2022-P2 chromosome 18, RoL_Ddac_1.1, whole genome shotgun sequence genomic region harbors:
- the rpsa gene encoding 40S ribosomal protein SA yields MSGGLDVLQMKEEDVLKFLAAGTHLGGTNLDFQMEQYVYKRKSDGVYIINLKKTWEKLLLAARAIVAIENPADVCVISSRNTGQRAVLKFASATGSTTFHGRFTPGTFTNQIQAAFREPRLLIVTDPRADHQPLTEASYVNIPTIALCNTDSPLRYVDIAIPCNNKGHHSVGLMWWMLAREVLRMRGTISREHPWEVMPDLYFYRDPEEIEKEEQAAAEKAVGKEEFQGEWTAPAAEFAQPEVADWSEGVAVPSVPIQQFPAGTPAVKPEVYSEDWSNQPATEDWSTAPTAQASDWGGATSDWS; encoded by the exons ATGTCCGGAGGTCTGGATGTCCTTCAAATGAAGGAGGAGGATGTGCTGAAGTTCCTGGCTGCAGGAACCCATCTGGGAGGCACCAACTTGGACTTCCAGATGGAGCAGTATGTCTACAAGAGAAAAAGCGACG GTGTGTACATCATTAACCTGAAGAAAACCTGGGAGAAGCTGCTGCTGGCTGCCAGGGCCATAGTTGCCATTGAAAACCCAGCTGATGTTTGTGTCATCTCCTCCAGGAACACAGGACAG AGAGCAGTGTTGAAGTTTGCCTCTGCCACCGGTTCTACCACCTTCCATGGTCGTTTCACCCCTGGTACATTCACCAATCAAATCCAAGCTGCTTTCAGAGAGCCCCGCCTCCTGATTGTGACAGACCCTCGTGCTGATCACCAGCCCCTTACAGAGGCCTCTTATGTGAACATCCCCACAATTGCATTGTGCAACACTGATTCTCCACTTCGATATGTGGACATTGCCATCCCCTGTAACAACAAG GGTCACCACTCTGTGGGTCTGATGTGGTGGATGTTGGCACGTGAGGTTCTTAGAATGAGAGGCACCATTTCCAGAGAACACCCCTGGGAAGTCATGCCTGATCTGTACTTCTACAGAGATCCTGAAGAG atcGAGAAAGAGGAGCAGGCTGCTGCTGAGAAGGCTGTTGGAAAGGAGGAGTTCCAGGGTGAATGGACTGCCCCTGCAGCTGAGTTTGCCCAGCCTGAGGTTGCTGATTGGTCTGAGGGTGTTGCTGTGCCATCTGTGCCCATTCAGCAGTTCCCTGCAG GCACTCCAGCTGTGAAGCCTGAGGTCTACTCTG AGGACTGGAGCAATCAGCCTGCCACTGAGGACTGGTCCACTGCTCCCACTGCTCAGGCCTCTGACTGGGGTGGTGCCACTTCTGACTGGTCTTAA